The region TCGGTGAACAAGAGTCCTACCCGCTGCCGTACTACCTGGCTCAGACCGCCGACACCTCCGGGTTCTCCGACACCCGCGCCGCAGAGTTTGCCGCCGGTGCCGACACCGATTGGAACGCGGCGTATATGAAGGCACTCGGCGAGGCGATGGAGCGCTACAGTGCTGGCGTCTACCGCGACTCTGAGTTCCGGCAGGCGACCGCTGCAGAGCTCGAGGGGGCGGTGCTCCCCGACCGCTTCGTTCAACCCGACGAGTACCCCACTCCTGAGGCGACTGAGGAGCGTAGTTGGGTGCCCGCGCTCGACGTAGCGGAGGGCTCCCCCGCGTGGCTGCCCGCAGAGGTGGTCCAGTATCCGCCGCCATCGGAGCGCATCAAGCCCGCCATCACGACCGGGCTGGGGCTCGGGAACTCCACCATCGAGGCGACGCTCTCAGGGCTCTATGAGGTGCTGGAGCGGGACGCGACGATGCTGAGCTGGTACTCGACCTTCGAGCCGCTGGGGCTGGACATCGACGATGACGGCTTCGACGAACTCCGTCGCCGTGCACTGAGCGAAGGGCTGGAGGTGTCGGCCTCGCTACTCACCCAGGACGTGGACGTGCCCGTCGTCGCCGTCGCGGTCCACCGCGAGAACGAGTGGCCGAAGTTCGCTACCGGCTCCGGCTGTGCGCTCGACCCCGTCGACGCCGCCGAGAGTGCGCTCGCGGAGGCGCTCCAGAACTGGATCGAACTCCGGAACATGGGGTCTGAACAGGCCCGCGAGGAGGGCGGCGCCATCGGCGAGTACGGCGAGTTCCCGGACCGCGCGCGAGAACTCACCGAGTTCGACGTGCGGGTGCCAGCCGAACGCATCGCCGACGAGGCCGCGGAGTTCTCCGGCGAGGCAGAGCTCTCAGCACTGGTCGAGCGCGTGACAGCTGCCGGGCTGGAGTCCTACGCGGCGAGAATCACGCCCCAGGACGTGGAGTCGCTGGGCTTTGAGGCGGTTCGGGCGACGATTCCGGAGGCCCAGCCACTGTTCACGGGCGAGCCGTTCTTCGGTGACCGACTCGATTCGATTGCGGCGTCGATGGGGTTCGAGCCGAAGCCAGACAGGGCCTACCACCCGTTCCCGTAGGGCCCGAACTACAGCAGGACCGCTTTCACGTCGGCCTCGCCCGCACGCCGGACGACTGCCCGGGCCCAGTCTTCAGCGCCACAGAGATTGTCCGAATTTCCATCGAGCACGAGCAGCTTCGCCGGCCGTCCTTCCTCGATGAGGCCGTACTCCTTGCCTGCGAGTTTCGCGCCGTTCCGGGTCGCCATCCGCAGGACCGTCTCGGCGCTCACGTCCGCAAGCTTAGCAGTGAACTCCATCTCCCGGAACATCGA is a window of halophilic archaeon DL31 DNA encoding:
- a CDS encoding biosynthesis docking scaffold protein, SagD family (KEGG: hvo:HVO_2860 YcaO-like family domain-containing protein~TIGRFAM: biosynthesis docking scaffold protein, SagD family; YcaO-like~PFAM: YcaO-like); the protein is MDIGIVGTGPAVDAISSAMGDVDATVTEVDVDELSEMSFGFLVGAAGADAFSTAAETLDRWVAVEVGGVGGYAVEDVDASVSVFTSDSGCFRCLRQRTGATVEPAEKPQGVRSAVRYAGAVAARRAIRLLSGEKLGGTIVEIEGPERRFQPVPFCRCGDGRDRTLTLSHREVDLEDAIARGEQAVDDRVGIVRQIGEQESYPLPYYLAQTADTSGFSDTRAAEFAAGADTDWNAAYMKALGEAMERYSAGVYRDSEFRQATAAELEGAVLPDRFVQPDEYPTPEATEERSWVPALDVAEGSPAWLPAEVVQYPPPSERIKPAITTGLGLGNSTIEATLSGLYEVLERDATMLSWYSTFEPLGLDIDDDGFDELRRRALSEGLEVSASLLTQDVDVPVVAVAVHRENEWPKFATGSGCALDPVDAAESALAEALQNWIELRNMGSEQAREEGGAIGEYGEFPDRARELTEFDVRVPAERIADEAAEFSGEAELSALVERVTAAGLESYAARITPQDVESLGFEAVRATIPEAQPLFTGEPFFGDRLDSIAASMGFEPKPDRAYHPFP